A stretch of the Polyangiaceae bacterium genome encodes the following:
- a CDS encoding MoxR family ATPase: MDVRALNEIVAKESAFIDDVTAEIGKVIVGQSYMVDRILIGLLAGGHVLLEGVPGLAKTLTVKTVCDSIQANFSRIQFTPDLLPADVIGTVIYNSKTGEFTSKLGPVFANLVLADEVNRAPAKVQSALLEAMQERQVTIGDTTYKLPDPFVVLATQNPIEQEGTYPLPEAQLDRFMLMVKVGYPTRDEERQVMDRMTQNTQASAHPRATPEQLLQARKVVRDVYVDERVKDYIVDVVFATREPSERGLKELASLIEYGASPRASIALNLAARAHAFLRHRGYVTPEDVKAIGADVLRHRMVLSYEAEAEDITAEDVVRRVFEVVEVP, encoded by the coding sequence ATGGACGTCAGAGCCCTCAACGAAATCGTCGCGAAGGAGAGCGCCTTCATCGACGACGTCACCGCGGAAATCGGCAAGGTCATCGTTGGCCAGAGCTACATGGTCGATCGCATCTTGATCGGCCTGCTAGCGGGTGGCCATGTGCTGCTCGAAGGCGTCCCCGGCTTGGCGAAGACACTCACCGTCAAGACGGTGTGCGACAGCATCCAAGCCAACTTCTCACGCATCCAGTTCACGCCAGATTTGCTGCCTGCCGACGTGATCGGCACCGTGATCTACAACAGCAAGACCGGCGAGTTTACGAGCAAGCTCGGGCCCGTTTTCGCGAACCTGGTGCTCGCCGACGAGGTGAACCGTGCTCCCGCCAAGGTGCAGAGCGCGCTGCTCGAGGCAATGCAAGAGCGTCAGGTCACCATCGGTGACACCACGTACAAGCTGCCGGATCCGTTCGTCGTGCTCGCGACCCAGAACCCCATCGAGCAAGAGGGCACGTATCCCCTACCCGAAGCGCAGCTCGACCGGTTCATGCTGATGGTGAAGGTCGGCTACCCAACTCGCGACGAAGAACGCCAAGTCATGGATCGCATGACGCAGAACACGCAGGCGTCGGCGCATCCAAGAGCGACACCCGAGCAATTGCTTCAAGCGCGAAAGGTCGTGCGAGACGTCTACGTGGATGAACGCGTGAAGGACTACATCGTGGACGTCGTCTTCGCGACTCGTGAACCCAGCGAGCGCGGCCTGAAAGAGCTCGCTTCGCTGATCGAGTACGGCGCGAGCCCACGCGCGAGCATCGCGCTGAACCTCGCTGCCCGCGCTCACGCCTTCTTGCGTCACCGCGGCTACGTCACGCCGGAAGACGTGAAGGCAATCGGAGCCGACGTGCTGCGCCACCGCATGGTGCTGAGCTACGAAGCCGAGGCGGAGGACATCACCGCCGAGGACGTCGTACGTCGCGTGTTCGAGGTGGTGGAGGTTCCCTGA
- a CDS encoding DUF58 domain-containing protein, giving the protein MSSKDQQSAQEKTLRTIEIRTNRLATEQLSGDYRSVIKGQGLSFREVRQYQPGDDVRTIDWNVSARMDEPYVKVFVEEREMTVMLVVDISKSGRFGTARLNKGRLAAEVAALCAFSANQHNDRVGLILATDEVEKVIPPKKGRKHVMRVVREILNTEPRRSGTDLSAALEMLYMVARRRSVAFLISDFYAADYERTLSLASARHDVIPVMLTDPRDAELPDVGLASFEDLESGEEVLVDTSSPLVRAHYKHLAKQERAKHVAVFRKLGLDHCVVHTDRPYVKPLRDLFARRAKRVHR; this is encoded by the coding sequence GTGAGTTCCAAGGACCAGCAGAGTGCGCAGGAGAAGACCCTGCGCACCATCGAGATCCGCACCAATCGTTTGGCGACGGAGCAGCTGTCTGGTGACTACCGCTCGGTGATCAAGGGCCAGGGCTTGTCTTTCCGCGAGGTAAGACAGTACCAGCCTGGCGACGACGTACGCACCATCGACTGGAACGTCAGCGCGCGCATGGACGAGCCCTACGTGAAGGTGTTCGTCGAAGAGCGCGAGATGACCGTGATGCTGGTCGTCGACATCTCGAAGAGCGGGCGCTTCGGCACCGCACGGCTCAACAAGGGGCGCCTGGCAGCAGAGGTCGCTGCACTGTGTGCGTTCAGCGCGAACCAGCACAACGACCGCGTCGGCTTGATCCTCGCGACGGATGAGGTCGAAAAGGTGATCCCCCCGAAGAAGGGCCGCAAGCACGTGATGCGTGTCGTGCGCGAGATCTTGAATACGGAGCCGCGCCGCTCGGGGACTGACCTCTCAGCGGCTCTCGAGATGCTGTACATGGTCGCCCGGCGTCGCTCCGTGGCTTTTCTGATCAGCGACTTCTACGCTGCGGACTACGAGCGCACCCTGAGCCTTGCTTCCGCGCGGCACGATGTTATCCCGGTGATGCTCACGGACCCTCGAGACGCTGAGCTGCCCGACGTCGGCCTCGCCTCGTTCGAAGACCTGGAGAGCGGCGAGGAAGTGCTCGTCGACACCTCGAGCCCGCTGGTACGCGCGCACTACAAGCACTTGGCAAAACAAGAGCGCGCCAAGCACGTCGCTGTCTTCCGCAAACTCGGCCTCGACCACTGCGTCGTGCACACGGATCGCCCCTACGTGAAGCCGCTCCGTGACCTCTTCGCCCGCAGGGCAAAGCGGGTGCATCGATGA